In the Helianthus annuus cultivar XRQ/B chromosome 11, HanXRQr2.0-SUNRISE, whole genome shotgun sequence genome, one interval contains:
- the LOC110920626 gene encoding chloride channel protein CLC-f isoform X1, with protein sequence MSGGDHNAHGIPLRSDLEGHVSSERSGKSVKSVWKQLDRRFSGRRLSVKQRLPRVNGDGGKGGDETVVDAATPEWALLLIGCFIGVVTGLCVAAFNLVVHVIHEWSWAGIPNEGAAWMRLQRLADTWHRILLIPVTGGIIVGVLHGLLEIIDQIKKSTPGHEFNILSGIFPTVKAIQAAVTLGTGCSLGPEGPSVDIGKSCANGCSLMMENNKEQRIALVAAGAAAGISSGFNAAVAGCFFAIETVLRPLRAENSPPFTTAMIILASVISSTTSSVLLGEKQAFTVPKYDLKSVAELPLYLILGMLCGVVSVLFTRLVAWFEKAFKYIEQKFGLPTIVSPALGGLMAGLIALKYPGILYWGFTNVDEILHTGKTASAPGIWLLAQLAAAKVVATALCKSSGLVGGLYAPSLMIGAAVGAVFGGSAMELINSAIPGNSAIAEPQAYALVGMAATLASVCSVPLTSVLLLFELTKDYRILLPLMGAVGLAIWVPSLANQCNEHEGSDTRSLSRGYSVISSDDDKINDLAQNGEDLELCIMGPGDNHDAIDEDIILEDLKVSQAMANNYPKVLLSSTVNEAVKCMDENKQSCVLIADPEGHLEGILTYGDIRRSIFKISDASSEAGSLTSDLSDSCVSSICTRGISYRGLKRGLISCYPDTDLAIAKKLMEARDVKQLPVVQRGVGFKEERKRRIVGVLYYHSIWSCLSEEINRRGTGRSKDHIEERNFSSG encoded by the exons ATGTCCGGTGGTGATCACAACGCTCACGGTATACCGTTGCGATCGGATTTGGAAGGACACGTGTCATCTGAAAGGAGTGGTAAAAGCGTGAAGAGTGTTTGGAAGCAACTGGATCGACGGTTTTCCGGTAGACGTCTCAGTGTTAAACAACGGTTGCCTAGGGTTAACGGTGACGGAGGTAAGGGTGGTGATGAGACGGTTGTAGATGCGGCTACTCCTGAATGGGCGCTGCTGCTTATTGGATGTTTTATTGGAGTTGTTACAGGTCTCTGTGTTGCTGCGTTTAATCTTGTG GTACATGTAATACATGAATGGTCTTGGGCTGGAATTCCAAACGAAGGTGCTGCTTGGATGCGTTTACAGAGACTCGCTGACACGTGGCATCGGATACTTCTAATACCAGTCACTGGAGGAATCATTGTAGGGGTGCTTCATGGTTTACTTGAAATAATTGACCAGATAAAAAAGTCAACTCCTGGACATGAGTTTAACATTCTTTCTGGAATCTTTCCAACGGTGAAAGCCATCCAAGCTGCTGTAACTTTAGGTACTGGCTGTTCTTTGGGTCCCGAAGGACCTAGTGTAGATATCGGGAAATCGTGCGCTAATGGATGCTCATTAATGATGGAGAATAATAAGGAGCAACGCATAGCTCTTGTTGCAGCTGGGGCTGCCGCTGGCATATCTTCAG GCTTTAATGCAGCAGTTGCTGGTTGTTTCTTTGCTATTGAGACCGTGTTAAGACCTCTTCGTGCTGAAAACTCTCCGCCTTTCACAACTGCAATGATAATATTGGCATCGGTTATTTCATCAACCACATCTAGTGTTCTACTTGGAGAAAAACAGGCTTTCACAGTGCCGAAATATGATTTGAAATCTGTTGCTG AACTACCCCTGTACTTGATCCTGGGCATGCTATGTGGTGTGGTCAGTGTGTTATTTACACGACTGGTAGCTTGGTTCGAGAAAGCATTTAAATATATTGAACAAAAGTTTGGACTGCCCACCATTGTTTCTCCAGCTTTAGGAGGTCTAATGGCAGGATTAATAGCTCTTAAATATCCTGGAATTCTTTATTGGGGATTCACTAATGTTGATGAAATTTTACACACCGGCAAGACAGCTTCTGCACCAGGAATCTGGCTATTAGCGCAATTAGCGGCAGCTAAAGTTGTGGCTACTGCTCTTTGCAAAAGTTCAGGGCTTGTTGGTGGCTTGTATGCACCGAGTTTGATGATTGGTGCTGCAGTCGGTGCTGTTTTTGGTGGTTCAGCGATGGAGTTAATCAACTCAGCCATACCCGGAAACTCTGCTATTGCTGAGCCACAGGCGTATGCTTTA GTTGGAATGGCTGCTACCTTGGCTTCAGTTTGTTCTGTACCCTTGACTTCAGTTCTACTTTTGTTTGAGTTGACAAAAGATTATAGAATCTTGCTTCCTCTCATG GGAGCTGTTGGATTAGCAATATGGGTACCATCTCTTGCAAACCAGTGTAATGAGCACGAAGGATCTGATACAAGGAGTTTATCAAGAGGTTATTCAGTTATTTCGTCAGATGATGACAAAATTAACGATTTGGCACAAAATGGTGAAGATCTGGAACTTTGCATAATGGGACCTGGTGATAACCATGACGCGATTGATGAGGATATTATTCTGGAGGATTTGAAG GTTTCTCAGGCTATGGCAAACAACTATCCGAAAGTCCTATTATCATCGACTGTTAACGAGGCTGTAAAATGCATGGATGAGAACAAACAAAGTTGTGTCCTTATAGCTGACCCTGAAGGTCATCTAGAAGGAATTTTGACTTATGGTGACATTAGAAGGAGCATTTTCAAGATCTCTGATGCATCCTCAGAAGCCGGTTCATTAACGTCAGAT TTAAGTGACTCTTGTGTTTCGTCCATATGCACTCGAGGCATAAGCTACCGAGGGCTAAAGCGTGGACTTATAAGTTGCTATCCTGATACCGATTTGGCGATTGCTAAAAAGTTAATGGAGGCGAGAGATGTAAAACAACTGCCTGTGGTACAACGCGGTGTTGGTTTTAAAGAAGAAAGGAAACGTAGGATTGTTGGCGTCCTTTATTACCATTCAATCTGGAGTTGTCTCAG CGAGGAGATAAATCGCAGGGGAACAGGGAGGTCCAAAGACCATATTGAAGAGAGGAACTTTTCAAGTGGGTAG
- the LOC110920626 gene encoding chloride channel protein CLC-f isoform X2 translates to MRLLLNGRCCLLDVLLELLQVHVIHEWSWAGIPNEGAAWMRLQRLADTWHRILLIPVTGGIIVGVLHGLLEIIDQIKKSTPGHEFNILSGIFPTVKAIQAAVTLGTGCSLGPEGPSVDIGKSCANGCSLMMENNKEQRIALVAAGAAAGISSGFNAAVAGCFFAIETVLRPLRAENSPPFTTAMIILASVISSTTSSVLLGEKQAFTVPKYDLKSVAELPLYLILGMLCGVVSVLFTRLVAWFEKAFKYIEQKFGLPTIVSPALGGLMAGLIALKYPGILYWGFTNVDEILHTGKTASAPGIWLLAQLAAAKVVATALCKSSGLVGGLYAPSLMIGAAVGAVFGGSAMELINSAIPGNSAIAEPQAYALVGMAATLASVCSVPLTSVLLLFELTKDYRILLPLMGAVGLAIWVPSLANQCNEHEGSDTRSLSRGYSVISSDDDKINDLAQNGEDLELCIMGPGDNHDAIDEDIILEDLKVSQAMANNYPKVLLSSTVNEAVKCMDENKQSCVLIADPEGHLEGILTYGDIRRSIFKISDASSEAGSLTSDLSDSCVSSICTRGISYRGLKRGLISCYPDTDLAIAKKLMEARDVKQLPVVQRGVGFKEERKRRIVGVLYYHSIWSCLSEEINRRGTGRSKDHIEERNFSSG, encoded by the exons ATGCGGCTACTCCTGAATGGGCGCTGCTGCTTATTGGATGTTTTATTGGAGTTGTTACAG GTACATGTAATACATGAATGGTCTTGGGCTGGAATTCCAAACGAAGGTGCTGCTTGGATGCGTTTACAGAGACTCGCTGACACGTGGCATCGGATACTTCTAATACCAGTCACTGGAGGAATCATTGTAGGGGTGCTTCATGGTTTACTTGAAATAATTGACCAGATAAAAAAGTCAACTCCTGGACATGAGTTTAACATTCTTTCTGGAATCTTTCCAACGGTGAAAGCCATCCAAGCTGCTGTAACTTTAGGTACTGGCTGTTCTTTGGGTCCCGAAGGACCTAGTGTAGATATCGGGAAATCGTGCGCTAATGGATGCTCATTAATGATGGAGAATAATAAGGAGCAACGCATAGCTCTTGTTGCAGCTGGGGCTGCCGCTGGCATATCTTCAG GCTTTAATGCAGCAGTTGCTGGTTGTTTCTTTGCTATTGAGACCGTGTTAAGACCTCTTCGTGCTGAAAACTCTCCGCCTTTCACAACTGCAATGATAATATTGGCATCGGTTATTTCATCAACCACATCTAGTGTTCTACTTGGAGAAAAACAGGCTTTCACAGTGCCGAAATATGATTTGAAATCTGTTGCTG AACTACCCCTGTACTTGATCCTGGGCATGCTATGTGGTGTGGTCAGTGTGTTATTTACACGACTGGTAGCTTGGTTCGAGAAAGCATTTAAATATATTGAACAAAAGTTTGGACTGCCCACCATTGTTTCTCCAGCTTTAGGAGGTCTAATGGCAGGATTAATAGCTCTTAAATATCCTGGAATTCTTTATTGGGGATTCACTAATGTTGATGAAATTTTACACACCGGCAAGACAGCTTCTGCACCAGGAATCTGGCTATTAGCGCAATTAGCGGCAGCTAAAGTTGTGGCTACTGCTCTTTGCAAAAGTTCAGGGCTTGTTGGTGGCTTGTATGCACCGAGTTTGATGATTGGTGCTGCAGTCGGTGCTGTTTTTGGTGGTTCAGCGATGGAGTTAATCAACTCAGCCATACCCGGAAACTCTGCTATTGCTGAGCCACAGGCGTATGCTTTA GTTGGAATGGCTGCTACCTTGGCTTCAGTTTGTTCTGTACCCTTGACTTCAGTTCTACTTTTGTTTGAGTTGACAAAAGATTATAGAATCTTGCTTCCTCTCATG GGAGCTGTTGGATTAGCAATATGGGTACCATCTCTTGCAAACCAGTGTAATGAGCACGAAGGATCTGATACAAGGAGTTTATCAAGAGGTTATTCAGTTATTTCGTCAGATGATGACAAAATTAACGATTTGGCACAAAATGGTGAAGATCTGGAACTTTGCATAATGGGACCTGGTGATAACCATGACGCGATTGATGAGGATATTATTCTGGAGGATTTGAAG GTTTCTCAGGCTATGGCAAACAACTATCCGAAAGTCCTATTATCATCGACTGTTAACGAGGCTGTAAAATGCATGGATGAGAACAAACAAAGTTGTGTCCTTATAGCTGACCCTGAAGGTCATCTAGAAGGAATTTTGACTTATGGTGACATTAGAAGGAGCATTTTCAAGATCTCTGATGCATCCTCAGAAGCCGGTTCATTAACGTCAGAT TTAAGTGACTCTTGTGTTTCGTCCATATGCACTCGAGGCATAAGCTACCGAGGGCTAAAGCGTGGACTTATAAGTTGCTATCCTGATACCGATTTGGCGATTGCTAAAAAGTTAATGGAGGCGAGAGATGTAAAACAACTGCCTGTGGTACAACGCGGTGTTGGTTTTAAAGAAGAAAGGAAACGTAGGATTGTTGGCGTCCTTTATTACCATTCAATCTGGAGTTGTCTCAG CGAGGAGATAAATCGCAGGGGAACAGGGAGGTCCAAAGACCATATTGAAGAGAGGAACTTTTCAAGTGGGTAG
- the LOC110926168 gene encoding probable WRKY transcription factor 2, producing MGGYDEHGGFNTQSFFAGMLGDGTGSRSGPVAEHDDNNNDGGFTFPGPDREVVYEKDDGSQRGQTVDQVVKTGEFGEQKTGQRAGLVERMAARAGHNAPRLDTDVIKPAGGSQNQHAQSAYLTISPNLSPGAFLDSPVFLSNSLVQPSPTTGKFQFAPNDNSDGNRSKDNFVEEANNTSFAFKPFPDSAPLPRDHVNPPFMSAQSFQTNEAIAQSDKQFPPQKIEPAQTYPDFTEKNNFSLQMAPFQPLNGNSDRSQPHHEEHHHDDSINANSASSEDGYNWRKYGQKQVKGSEYPRSYYKCTHSNCNVKKKVERSHEGHITEIIYKGAHNHPKLAPNRRSGIGSSSVIGDMQGDVNEQNGNGNGVDGGPVWGTNTRQGHWGQESNFEVTSSGMVMQGQNGQFESSDAVDGSSTFSNDEEEDDRATHGSVSLGYDGEGDESESKRRKVEAYAADVSGATRAIREPRVVVQTTSEVDILDDGYRWRKYGQKVVKGNPNPRSYYKCTSAGCTVRKHVERASHDLKSVITTYEGKHNHDVPAQKNSHNNTMSAAQQALSVPPHVHMPEPSRIQNPMARFQRPPYGLPNGQQLGPATTHGGYGYPMNQQGPGGMAHMAMAMAKQGKMPVHQYLNQPQQMNEMGFMVPKSEPKAEPGSDPGLNLANGTLNYHQLMNRLPLGPQM from the exons ATGGGTGGATATGATGAGCATGGTGGATTTAATACGCAATCTTTTTTCGCGGGTATGTTGGGTGACGGTACGGGCTCACGGTCAGGACCCGTAGCGGAGcatgatgataataataatgaTGGTGGGTTCACCTTTCCTGGACCGGATAGAGAAGTTGTGTATGAAAAAGATGACGGGAGTCAAAGAGGTCAGACGGTTGATCAAGTGGTGAAAACAGGTGAATTTGGTGAGCAGAAAACCGGCCAGCGGGCTGGGCTTGTTGAAAGGATGGCTGCTAGAGCTGGGCATAATGCTCCTAGGTTGGATACGGATGTTATTAAGCCTGCGGGTGGTTCGCAAAATCAACACGCTCAGTCAGCGTACTTGACGATTTCACCTAATCTTAGCCCCGGGGCTTTTTTGGATTCACCTGTTTTTCTGTCAAACTCATTG GTTCAACCGTCACCAACAACCGGGAAATTCCAGTTTGCCCCAAACGACAACAGCGATGGTAATAGGAGTAAAGATAATTTTGTTGAGGAAGCTAATAACACATCATTTGCTTTCAAACCTTTCCCGGACTCAGCTCCCTTACCTCGTGATCAT GTCAATCCACCGTTTATGTCTGCACAATCTTTTCAAACTAATGAAGCTATAGCTCAATCTGATAAGCAATTTCCACCTCAAAAGATTGAACCGGCACAAACTTATCCGGACTTCACCGAAAAGAACAACTTCTCTTTACAAATGGCTCCATTTCAACCTCTTAACGGCAATTCCGATCGATCACAACCGCATCATGAAGAACATCATCATGATGATAGTATTAATGCTAATAGTGCCTCATCTGAAGATGGATATAATTGGCGAAAATATGGACAGAAACAAGTGAAAGGAAGCGAGTACCCTCGAAGCTATTATAAATGTACTCATTCAAATTGTAATGTGAAAAAGAAAGTTGAGCGTTCTCACGAGGGTCATATTACTGAGATTATCTACAAGGGGGCCCACAATCACCCGAAACTTGCTCCGAACCGTCGATCGGGAATCGGGTCGTCGAGTGTGATAGGTGATATGCAAGGTGATGTGAATGAACAAAATGGGAATGGAAATGGGGTTGATGGAGGTCCGGTTTGGGGGACAAATACGCGACAGGGTCATTGGGGGCAAGAAAGTAATTTTGAGGTGACGTCGTCGGGGATGGTTATGCAGGGTCAGAATGGTCAATTTGAATCTAGTGATGCTGTTGATGGGTCATCCACTTTTTCGaatgatgaagaggaagatgatCGAGCAACACATGGTAGTGTGTCACTTGGTTATGACGGCGAAGGGGATGAATCTGAGTCAAAAAGAAG AAAAGTTGAAGCATATGCAGCAGATGTAAGTGGGGCCACTAGAGCCATCAGGGAGCCTAGAGTTGTCGTCCAAACAACCAGTGAGGTGGATATCCTAGACGACGGGTATCGCTGGCGCAAGTATGGACAGAAGGTCGTCAAAGGAAACCCAAACCCAAG GAGTTACTACAAGTGCACAAGCGCAGGCTGCACAGTGAGAAAACACGTGGAAAGGGCATCACATGATCTAAAATCCGTAATAACAACATACGAAGGGAAACACAACCATGACGTGCCTGCCCAGAAAAACAGCCATAACAACACCATGTCTGCCGCACAACAAGCTTTATCCGTTCCACCTCACGTTCACATGCCCGAGCCATCACGGATTCAAAACCCCATGGCTAGGTTCCAAAGGCCTCCCTATGGTTTACCCAATGGTCAGCAGCTAGGTCCTGCTACAACCCATGGGGGATATGGTTACCCAATGAACCAACAAGGACCGGGAGGGATGGCTCATATGGCTATGGCTATGGCTAAACAAGGGAAAATGCCGGTTCATCAGTATTTGAATCAACCGCAACAAATGAATGAAATGGGATTTATGGTGCCGAAAAGTGAGCCAAAGGCGGAGCCCGGGTCGGATCCTGGTTTGAACCTAGCCAACGGCACGCTGAACTACCATCAGCTGATGAACCGGTTACCACTCGGGCCTCAGATGTAA